In Halothermothrix orenii H 168, the sequence AACCAGGTCTGTTCTGAGAGCTGCTATTCTTTTTTTTCCTTATTTTTTTTCGACTGGATTGATTATTTTACACTACAAAACATTGTTTAGAATATATTTGACAATAATAATAACTATGGTAATTTCTTTATTGTACTTCTTTTTATTCAATAATAAATCACATCAAAGTTTACATGATCTAATATTAAATACTTATGTTGTCAATGAAAAGGTCAAGGTTGATAAAAAAATTAAAGCTGAATTTAAAAATTATCTGAAACACCTGGCAATAATAACGGTAATAATATTTACAGGAATACTTATATACACTTCAACACCAGTATTTTCGGGAATATATCAAGGTATGACCAGTATATACGAAGTCTGTAGTAATGTTAGATATGTCAATTCTTTTATTTATGATGACGAAACCGACACAATTGTCGTAGAGGTATGTTTAAAAGAAAAACCTGAGTCATATAAAGAAATTGCCAGACAGATAGCCCGTTCATTATTTAAGAATAAGTTAGTAATACATGGTCATGAAATTAAAAAAATAAAGATTAAATTGAAATACGGATATAATTTAATCCTCTACAATGAATACATTACCAGGACATTTTACTTTGATAAAGATGAAATTACGGGTAAATAAACACCATAATGGGTTTTATTAGTGTAAATTATTTTACCCCTGTCACTTCATGTGCAGGGGTATTTTTTAATGGAGTTTGTCATCCATTCCCATAGGGCCATCTCGAGACGTGTTACAATGGAAAATTATTTTGTTGCATATAACTCAATAATTTTTAAAATTACATCAACAGCTTTTTCCATGGCAAATACAGGGATATATTCATACCGGCCATGAAAGTTGTGCCCACCTGTAAAGAGGTTTGGTGTTGGTAGTCCCATATAAGAAAGACGGGCTCCATCAGTACCACCACGGATAGGGTTAACCCTGGGAGTAACCCCTACTTCTTCCATAGCCCGACGTGCTGTATAAACAATATGTATATGCTCTTTTATCTTTTCTTTCATATTATAATACTGGTCTTTAAGGTTCAGTGTAATTGTGTTTTCTCCATATTTTACATTCAAATAATCTGCAATTTTGACCATTAGATTCTTTCTTTCTTCAAATTTGTTTTTATAAAAATCTCTGATAATAAAGTCAAGCCTGGTTTGTTCTACACTTCCGGTTACAGACATTAGATGAAAGAATCCTTCATAGCCCTCGGTATGAGCGGGTATTTCCGCCGGTGGAAGCATATTTATTAATTCATTTGCTATTAGAAGAGAGTTTTTCATTTTATTTTTGGCAGTTCCAGGGTGAACATTAACACCATTTACAGTTATTTTTGCCCTGGCTGCATTAAAATTTTCATATTCCAGTTCTCCAATAGGACCGCCGTCAACAGTATAGGCAAAATCTGCGCCAAATTTATCCACCCTGAATTTATCTGCACCCTGTCCGATTTCTTCATCAGGGGTAAAGGCTATTTTAATTTCACCATGGGGGTATTCAGGGTTATTCATGAGGTGTTCAACAGCGGTAATTATTTCAGCAATTCCCGCTTTGTCGTCTGCTCCAAGAAGGGTTGTCCCATCTGTTGTAATTAAAGTCTTTCCAGTATATTTTTTTAGTTCGGGAAAATTATCAGGAGACAGGATAATATTTTTACTTTTATTGAGAACAATATCTTTTCCATTATAGTTTTCTACAATCTGTGGTTTAACATTAGTACCACTCATATCAGGGCTGGTGTCCATATGGGCGATAAACCCGATGGTGGGCACCTTATGGTCTACATTTGAGGGAACAGTAGCCATAACATATCCATATTCATCAAGGTGAACATTATTTAATCCCAGTTCTTTTAACTCATCAACAAGTAATCTGGCAAACTTTAGTTGTCCTTCAGTACTGGGGAATGTTTCTGACCCTTCCTTTGATGTTGTGCTGTATTTAACATAACTAATAAATCTATCAACTACTTTGGCCATAATAACCCCTCCATTTTCAAATATGATATATTATATATTATACCTGCTTTGAATAGTAATATAAACCATAAAGAATAATTTTTATTAAGGGGTATATTAAAAATATTTCTAAAACAATTAAATGTTGGTTTATTAACTACCGGATTTAAGATATAATAAGAAACAAGCTTATAAAATGGAGTGGTTTTTTATGGAATTAGAACATATATATGATAATATTTATTACTTTCCCCATTATGCCAATATTGGTGTGATAAAATGTGGTCCAGGTAAAGTTCTTCTGATTGATAGTGGTCTTGATAAAGGAATAGCCAGCAAATTACTAAAAAGCCTTACCCAAAATAATTTAACTCCGGTAGCTATAATTAATACTCATTCTCATGCTGACCATTGTGGGGGTAATAGTTATCTCAAGGAAAGAACGGGTCTAAAAATTTATGCACCTGAACTGGAGTCCTGTATAATTGAAAACACTATTTTAGAACCAATATATTTTTATTCGGGAGCGTCCCCCATTAAAGATTTAAAGAGTAAATTTTTAATGGCTCCACCTTCAAAAGTGGATAATGTTATTACCAGGGGAGAAAAAAGTTTGAAGATAGAAGGGATTGAACTAAAAATTTACTGGTTAGATGGTCATTCCCCCGGCCACATTGGGGTAGGTTATAACGGGATATTATTTTGTGCTGATTCTGTATTTAATAAAAGTGTTATTGATAAACATAAAATACCCTTTTTTACTGATATAAAGGGGCAGATAAAGACACTTGAACAGCTGGAGAAGCTTAATTACAATTATTTTTTACCATCACATGGTACTCTGGTTTCTGATATTAAGCCCCTTACCAGTTTAAATATGAGGGTTATTAAAAGAATAGAACAGATTATATTGAATACTCTCATTTCCAGAAAAACTACCGGAAAGATTATTTCAAAAACCGTCAGTGAAATGGGGTTTGAAATAAGGGGGCCTCAGACTTATTATTTAATGCATACTGTAATAAAAGCCTTTTTAGGTTATCTTTATAGTGAAAATAGAATAGAGATAGAGTTTGACCACAATTATCTATACTGGGTAAAGAAATAAGATAAATTTAAAGTAATAGAATAATAATAAGGATATAATTTTATTTAAAAACCTGGGGGGGTCAATTTAACTTGAAAATCATTGATTTACATTGTGATACCATCAGTAAACTGTATAAATTTTCTGGCAGACAGGGATTAAGGAGTAATGAATTACATGTTGACCTTGAAAAATTGAGACAGGCAGGTAGTAAAGCCCAGTTTTTTGCCCTGTTTCTGGACAAAAATAATTTGCCAGCAGGTACGGATTCTTATCAAATCTTTTTAGAAATGCTCGATGTTTTTAAAAAAGAGCTTGCCAAAAACAGTGACATGGTTTCCCTGGCCAGAAATTATAGTGAATTACAAAAAAATGAAAGCGAGGGTAAAATATCTGCCTTTTTAACGATTGAGGAAGGGGCTGTTCTTCAGGGTAAATTGAGTAATTTAAAAAAAATATACCGACTCGGGGTCAGGCTTATTACTTTAACCTGGAATTACCCCAATGAGATTGGTTTTCCAAACATGAAAAATTATAAAGATAAGGGTTTAACACCTTTTGGTAATGAAGTTATCCGGGAAATGAATCACCTGGGAATGATAATAGATGTATCTCACCTGTCTGATAAAGGGTTTTATGATGTTATAAATTTATCCAGAAAGCCCGTTATTGCCTCTCATTCCAATGCACGTTCTTTACATAACCATCCCCGGAATTTAACCGATGATATGATTAAACTTATTGGTGAACAAGGGGGAGTTATCGGGATTAATTTTAATTCATATTTTTTAGGGGATACAAAAATAAGCACCATTGCAGATATTATTAAACATATTAAGCATGTTAAAAAGGTCGGTGGTAGTGATGTTATTGCCCTCGGTTCAGATTATGATGGGATTTCCTGCCAGCTGGAACTCAAAAATATTGGGCAAATACCGAATCTTATTTATACCCTGGAAAAGTATGGATTCTCTGATGATGATATAGATAAATTTACCTATAAAAATGTGGAAAGAGTTATCAAGGATGTCTTAAATTAATTTGGTTTATCTGTACTGGGTTATTTATATTAATTATTTTTACAGTAAAAGGTTTTTGGGTCTTTTCAAAGAATTAATTATATAAATTTGTCTTTTATAGAGTATAGTTTCTTAATTCTATGTTTGATTACTTATGTATTTTAGAGAGGAGCTGTAGCAAGTGGAGGATAAGCAAAGGAAAGGGTTTATCAGTAAATTACCTGTATGTAATAATAAGGAATTTGGTAAAGGTTTTGTAGCAGGATTACTTGTAGCCCTGATCCTGGTTGGAGTTGTAGCACTATTTTTTAGCGGGAAAGTGGTTGAAGTAATTAACTTTGCTTCCAGGGAAGAAGTAAAAGTTATTAAACACCCTGAAGGTGAAGTCGACCCCCGTGCTAATTTATATATTAAATTCTCTAAGAAAATTGTGGATAATAATATAGTCGGGAATACTATAAGTGATGGTATGGTCAGGCTAAAACCTTTTGTTCCCGGTAGTTACCGCTGGATTAAAGGTGACGAACTTTGTTTTCTACCAGAAGAACCTTTAAATCCTTCAACTGAATATGAATTAATTATAAAACCAGGTGTTATAAAATCTGATCAATATAGACTCAACGGGGAGAAGAGGTATACTTTTCAAACCGGGCGATTTAAGGTATTATCATTTAAAATCGATGTTACTGATTCCTGGGGTGAGTGGTTAAAATTAGAAGGAAAACTTAGTTTTAATTACCCTGTGTCTTTTAAAGAGCTTGAAAAATATTTAAGACTTTATCTTTATTCGGAAAAAGAAGGAGAAATATCTTCCTTAAATTATTACTTAAAACCTTCTTCAGATAGTAATGAATTTAAAGTTATTGTCCATCGGGTTAAACTTGAGGATAAAAATCATAAAATAAAATTATTAATTAATAAAGGATTGACCTGTAAAGACGGTGGACAGGGACTTTTAAAAGACTATGTGAAACTTTCCAGAATAATTAATGAAGACCCTATCAAAGTTGGTTATATCAGGACTCAAAGTGGTTTTAATCAGGGAGAGATAAGGATAGATTTTTCTAATCCTGTGGAAGAGGAATCTATTGAAGCTTTTGTGACAGTTACTCCTGAGGTTCCTTATAATATTGAGGTTGCCCATGATGACATATATTTAATAAGTAAGGAGTTTAAACCCGGTAGAGTTTTTACCGTCACTTTAAAAAAGGGGTTACCTTCAAAAAACGCGGCTCCTCTGGCCAGAAACTATACCAGAAATTTACGCATTCCAGACCTGGACCCGGTGGTAAGGTTTAAATCACCTGGTTATTATTTAAGTAAAAAAGGTAATAAAAACATTGTGTTAGAAACAGTTAATATTGATGAAGTTGATATGAGTATCTATAAGATTTATCCCAATAACCTTGTTCATTTTTTACCAGATAGTCCTACCACTCTTTCTAAATCCAGGTTATCTCACCTGGGTAAAGTTGTTAAGGAATTTACCCTTAAAACAAATGGTGATAGAAATGAATTGAAAAAAAGTATAATCTCTCTAGCGGGTTTTATTGAAAAAGAAGGGAAGGGAATCTACCAGATAGATGTCCGGGACCGGGATCATTACTGGCGCAGTGCTTCAAAAATTGTTTTAGCTACTGATATCGGAATAGTAACAAAAGTATCTGAAGATGAACTGTTAGTCTGGGTTAATTCGTTAAGGGATCTTAATTCAATTTCCGATGTTGAGGTAACCCTGTTAAGTGTTAATAACCAGGTTATATGTAAAGGAAGAACCAATAACAGAGGGCTTGTAAGGTTTAATGGTCTTGAGGATAAAATAAAGGATTTAAAACCATATATAGTTCTCGCTGAAAAGGGAAATGATTTTTCCTTTTTGAGGCTCAGCCACGGCCGGGTAGATTTAACAGATTTTGATATAGAAGGCAGGCAATACCTTGATGAAGGTTTTGAAGGGTATTTATACACTGATAGAGGTGTTTACCGTCCTGGCGATAAAACTAATATTGCTGCCATTATCAGGGGTGACGGTGGGGTTGATATCGGTCAACTTCCCGTTAAACTTGAAGTCCTTGATCCTGCTGGAAATATTTACAGTGAACTTGTCAAAAAAACCGGGGCAGTCGGTCAACTTGAGTTTAATTTAGATTTGCCGAATTATGTCAAGACGGGCAAATATACTGCTAATCTTTATATTGCAGATAATATAATTGGTTCGACTGAATTCAATGTTGAGGAATTTGTTCCTGACCGTCTCAAGGTCAGTATAAAATCAAACAAGAATAGTTATAAGAGTGGAGATAAGGCTAAAATTATAGTAAAAGGTCTTAATCTTTACGGGCCACCGGCATCAGGACGCAAAGTGGAGCTGTCTGTCAATTTAAACAATTATAAGTTTACCCCTCCCGGTTACAGGTCATATAGTTTTGGAACTTCAGATTCAGATTTAAAAGTAAAAGACCGTCAAATTTCTTCCGGCAGCCTGAACAAAGAAGGCGTTTTCAGCTATATGTATAGTTTTCCGGAAGGCTATGATACTGGAAATATGGTTAAGGCAGTGTTTAAAGCAACTGTCAAAGAAGAAGGAGGTAGGGCTGTCAGTGCCTATTATGTTGTTGGCTACCATCCTTATGATTATTATATTGGCCTCAGACCAGGTCGCGAGAAATATGCTAAAATAAATGAACCTTATCCCATTAAATTTGTGGTAGTTTCACCTGATGGTAAAAAGGTAACGGTTGATGACCTGACTGTTAAAGTCTATAGAATTATCTCCCATGGAATATGGAAGAAAGCCTCTGATGGACACTGGTATTACGAAAGTAATGAGGAGAAATCTGAATTATTAACAAAAGACCTGGAAGTTAATTCCTCAGAAGGTGAGTTTATTTACAACCCTCCAGATTACGGGAGGTATGAAGTAGTTATTAGTGACAGGGATACAGGAAGTAAAAGCAGTCTGTCTTTTTATGCCACCGGTTGGGGGTATTCACCATGGGCTTTAACGAACCCCAATAAAATTGGATTGACGTTTGATAAAACCCTGTATAATCCTGGGGATATTGCCAGGATTCAGGTAAAAGCACCGTTTTCAGGGAAAGCCCTGGTTACAGTAGAACGGGAGAAAATCCTGGAAACAAGGATTATTGAGGTCAAAGAAAATTCAGCCCTCCTCAGAATGAAGGTTAAAGAAAACTGGAAACCAAATGTATATATATCTGTACAATTAATAAGGGAACTTAAGCCAGGTGAAGAACGGATGCCTCTCAGGGCTTTTGGTACTTCACCACTCCGTGTAAATAGTAATGATCAGAGGTTAAAAGTTAGTATAAATTCTAAAGGGGAATTGAGACCTGACAGTAAGGCCAGATTTGAAATAGAAGTAGATGGGGTTAAAAAAGAAACCTATGTGGCAGTAGCTGCTGTAGATGAAGGGATTTTACAGTTAACTTCATTTAAGACTCCTTCACCGTTTCAGTTCTTCTATGGTAAAAAAAGTCTTGAAGTAAAGAGTTATGATTTATATAATATGGTTTTACCCGAGGTCGAGAGGGTTATCAGTAACAGTTCTCCAGCTGGTGGAGAAAGTAGGGGATTTAAAGAATCCATCAGAAAAGATAATCTTAACCCCATTAGCGTGGCCAGGGTTAAACCGGTCAGTCTGTGGTCCGGGTTTATAAAAGTAAATAATGAAGGAAAAGCGGATATTGAATTTGAATTACCCCAGTTTAATGGTTCTCTCAGAGTTATGGCAGTAGCTGTCTCTGAAGATAGATATGGTTCTATAGATAAAAATGTACTGGTCCGGGATCCACTGGTTATTAAGCCGACTTTTCCCCGTTTTGTAGCCCCGGAGGATTCCTTTGTGGTTCCTGTCAATATATTCAATGCTTCAGCCGGTCCAGGTGAATTTAACCTTGAACTCTTAATTGATGGTCCTGCCCGGCTAACAGGAAAAAAAGGCAGGACTATTAAGCTGGACCAGGGCGAGGAGACAATGGTCTACTACCGGGTAAAGGCAGGTAAAGCTTCAGGTAAACTTAAATTCAAACTGAAAGTAACCGGTAATAATGTAGAGACTGATTATGATGTTGAATTACCGGTAAGGCCTGCTTCCCAGAGGGTTAATGAAATAGTTACCGGTCAGATTTCTCCAGATGATGAAATAGATTTAAAGCTGCCAGAAGGCTGGTTTAAAGGTACAGATAATTATGTTTTAACAGTTTCACCTTTCCCGGAAGTTAAGTTCAGTGAGAGTCTGAGTTATCTTTTAAACTACCCATATGGTTGCCTTGAGCAGACTGTTTCCAGTGTATTTCCATTATTGTATTTTAATGACCTGGCCAGGACTGCCGAACCGGAATTATTTGAAGATGAAAGCCATGGTTATTATATAAAAGAAGGGATAACAAAGATACAGTCTATGCAGAACAATGATGGTAGTTTTTCATTCTGGCCCTACGGTAACCTGAAAAATACCTGGGCATCAGTCTATGCTTCCCATTTCCTGGTTGAAGCTAAAAAAGCAGGGTATGAGGTGTCAAACCGGGTCTATGACCGGATGTTGAGGTATTTACAGTATGTCAGTAGATTGCAGGCTATAACCCCTGATGAACTACAGACTAAGGTATATGCCCTGTATGTTCTGTCACTGGCCGGGGAACCAGATGTTAGTAGTATGGCCTACCTTAAAAACCACCAGATGGGTAGTCTGTATCAGGATTCCAGGGCCCTCCTGGCGGCGGCATATTATCTGGCCGGAAAAAGGGAGGAATCAAAGGAATTATTGCCGTATCAGTATAACCCACCGGTGGTAGAACGTCAGACAGGGAGCAACTTTAATTCAGCTGTGAGGTCCCGGGCTTTGATTTTACTGGCTTTAACCGAGATCAATCCGGTTCATCCCTCAATCCCTGTTTTAGTAGATGATATCTCTGAAGAGGCTAGTTCTGGAAGATGGGGTACAACACAGGAAAATGCCTTTGCCCTGCTGGCAATAGGTAAGGCCCTTGATCAAAAAGGTAATGAAGAATATACCGGACAATTATATCTTGATGGTACTGAAATAGGGAACTTTAATCAGAAAAAACAGCTAGTAATAAAAGATAAAGGGCTTGGAGGAAAGAAAATTACTATAACCATGGAGGGTAAAGGAACAGCATATTATTATGCCCGGGCCAGTGGTATTCCTGAATTAAATAAAATAATAGAAAAAGATAATGGTATTAAAGTTACCAGGAAATTTTACAATAAAGCTGGGGATGAGATAGACACCAGTGAGATAATACAGGGTGAGTTAATAATAGCCGAGATAACAGTTGAAGCTGATAGAAATAAGGTTAATAATGTGGTAGTTGTTGATATGTTACCAGCTGGACTGGAAATTGAAAATCCCAGGCTGGGTTCAAGGTCACGTCTAGAATGGGCTGAAGAAAGCACCTTACCGATAGAATATCAGGATATAAGGGATGATAGATTATTATTATTTACAACCATTAAGAATAAAGGAAGAAAATATAAATACTACTATACCCTCAGAGCGGTTACAGCAGGTGAATTCACTTTACCTCCAGTTAAGGCTGAGTGTATGTATGAACCGGAGTTAAACAGTATTTCTTCTTCTGGTCAAATTAAAGTTATCAGAGGTAAGTAATTTAGGGAAGGGTCTGCCCCTGTCAGACCCTTCAATGTAATACCTGTATTTTTTATCTGGATAACATGAAGTATATGTAAAGGAGAGGGACGGTGAAGAACAGACTGATGAACCACAGATTTAAAAAACCTTTGTTTAAAATATCAGTAATAGTTATTGTAACTTTTGTACTTCTTGAAGCCCTGATCTTTATTATCCCTTTTCCAGAAGAAAAATTAAAAAGGTCCCAGTCAACCCTTGTCTATTCTAAGGAAGGTAAGGTTTTGCGGGCCTTTATATCGAAGGATGGAAAGTGGCGGATCTGGACTCCTCTTGAGGATATATCTCCCCATTTGATTAAATTTGTTGTTAATTACGAAGACCGGTTTTTTTACTATCACCCCGGGGTTAATCCCCTGGCAATAATGAGAGCATTCTGGCAAAATATAAGGACCAGGGAGATTGTTTCAGGTGGTTCTACTATTACCATGCAGGTTAGCCGCCTAATGGAACCCAAAAAAAGGACTTTAAAAAATAAGATAATTGAGGCCTTCAGGGCCCTCCAGCTGGAGCATTTTTATACAAAGAATGAAATTCTTGAAATGTATCTTAATCTGGCCCCATATGGAGGTAATATAGAGGGAGTTGAAGCAGCCAGCTATTTATATTTTGGAAAAGCTCCCTCGCAACTTAGTTATGCTGAAGCAGCTTTAATAACATCATTACCACAATCACCGACCATATTAAGGCCTGATTATAACCCTGATGGGGCACGCAAAGCCAGAAATAAAGTTCTTAAAAGGATGTTGAGGTCTGGTGTAATTGATAAAGATAGTTATTTAGAAGCTATGGAGGAACCTGTTCCTGCTTCCAGAAGGGAATGGCCTTTTATTGCCCCTCATTTATGCCGGGAGCTCCATCTTGAGAATAATGATAGGTCCAGAATTTATGCAACAATTGATAGTGACATACAACTAATGACAAAAAGGATGCTGGTTAACCATCTCCGGGCCTTTAAGAGCAAAGGCATAACCAATGGGTCTGTAGTAGTTATAGATAATAAAACCCATGAAATAAAGGCCATGGTTGGTTCTGTCAGCTTTTTTGATGAAGATAATAATGGCCAGGTAAATGGGGCCCTGGCCCTGCGTTCTCCGGGCTCTACTCTGAAGCCTTTTATA encodes:
- a CDS encoding RDD family protein; protein product: MKKKYFPSRLKRFLAFLLDIVILCFIIFIIGKSGKNIWISIGKWDWIVGFLVSIAYFGLFNSAIGKGKTPGKRLFKIKVVNKKGRYLSVTRSVLRAAILFFPYFFSTGLIILHYKTLFRIYLTIIITMVISLLYFFLFNNKSHQSLHDLILNTYVVNEKVKVDKKIKAEFKNYLKHLAIITVIIFTGILIYTSTPVFSGIYQGMTSIYEVCSNVRYVNSFIYDDETDTIVVEVCLKEKPESYKEIARQIARSLFKNKLVIHGHEIKKIKIKLKYGYNLILYNEYITRTFYFDKDEITGK
- the pepT gene encoding peptidase T, whose amino-acid sequence is MAKVVDRFISYVKYSTTSKEGSETFPSTEGQLKFARLLVDELKELGLNNVHLDEYGYVMATVPSNVDHKVPTIGFIAHMDTSPDMSGTNVKPQIVENYNGKDIVLNKSKNIILSPDNFPELKKYTGKTLITTDGTTLLGADDKAGIAEIITAVEHLMNNPEYPHGEIKIAFTPDEEIGQGADKFRVDKFGADFAYTVDGGPIGELEYENFNAARAKITVNGVNVHPGTAKNKMKNSLLIANELINMLPPAEIPAHTEGYEGFFHLMSVTGSVEQTRLDFIIRDFYKNKFEERKNLMVKIADYLNVKYGENTITLNLKDQYYNMKEKIKEHIHIVYTARRAMEEVGVTPRVNPIRGGTDGARLSYMGLPTPNLFTGGHNFHGRYEYIPVFAMEKAVDVILKIIELYATK
- a CDS encoding MBL fold metallo-hydrolase, with the protein product MELEHIYDNIYYFPHYANIGVIKCGPGKVLLIDSGLDKGIASKLLKSLTQNNLTPVAIINTHSHADHCGGNSYLKERTGLKIYAPELESCIIENTILEPIYFYSGASPIKDLKSKFLMAPPSKVDNVITRGEKSLKIEGIELKIYWLDGHSPGHIGVGYNGILFCADSVFNKSVIDKHKIPFFTDIKGQIKTLEQLEKLNYNYFLPSHGTLVSDIKPLTSLNMRVIKRIEQIILNTLISRKTTGKIISKTVSEMGFEIRGPQTYYLMHTVIKAFLGYLYSENRIEIEFDHNYLYWVKK
- a CDS encoding dipeptidase — translated: MKIIDLHCDTISKLYKFSGRQGLRSNELHVDLEKLRQAGSKAQFFALFLDKNNLPAGTDSYQIFLEMLDVFKKELAKNSDMVSLARNYSELQKNESEGKISAFLTIEEGAVLQGKLSNLKKIYRLGVRLITLTWNYPNEIGFPNMKNYKDKGLTPFGNEVIREMNHLGMIIDVSHLSDKGFYDVINLSRKPVIASHSNARSLHNHPRNLTDDMIKLIGEQGGVIGINFNSYFLGDTKISTIADIIKHIKHVKKVGGSDVIALGSDYDGISCQLELKNIGQIPNLIYTLEKYGFSDDDIDKFTYKNVERVIKDVLN
- a CDS encoding alpha-2-macroglobulin family protein, encoding MEDKQRKGFISKLPVCNNKEFGKGFVAGLLVALILVGVVALFFSGKVVEVINFASREEVKVIKHPEGEVDPRANLYIKFSKKIVDNNIVGNTISDGMVRLKPFVPGSYRWIKGDELCFLPEEPLNPSTEYELIIKPGVIKSDQYRLNGEKRYTFQTGRFKVLSFKIDVTDSWGEWLKLEGKLSFNYPVSFKELEKYLRLYLYSEKEGEISSLNYYLKPSSDSNEFKVIVHRVKLEDKNHKIKLLINKGLTCKDGGQGLLKDYVKLSRIINEDPIKVGYIRTQSGFNQGEIRIDFSNPVEEESIEAFVTVTPEVPYNIEVAHDDIYLISKEFKPGRVFTVTLKKGLPSKNAAPLARNYTRNLRIPDLDPVVRFKSPGYYLSKKGNKNIVLETVNIDEVDMSIYKIYPNNLVHFLPDSPTTLSKSRLSHLGKVVKEFTLKTNGDRNELKKSIISLAGFIEKEGKGIYQIDVRDRDHYWRSASKIVLATDIGIVTKVSEDELLVWVNSLRDLNSISDVEVTLLSVNNQVICKGRTNNRGLVRFNGLEDKIKDLKPYIVLAEKGNDFSFLRLSHGRVDLTDFDIEGRQYLDEGFEGYLYTDRGVYRPGDKTNIAAIIRGDGGVDIGQLPVKLEVLDPAGNIYSELVKKTGAVGQLEFNLDLPNYVKTGKYTANLYIADNIIGSTEFNVEEFVPDRLKVSIKSNKNSYKSGDKAKIIVKGLNLYGPPASGRKVELSVNLNNYKFTPPGYRSYSFGTSDSDLKVKDRQISSGSLNKEGVFSYMYSFPEGYDTGNMVKAVFKATVKEEGGRAVSAYYVVGYHPYDYYIGLRPGREKYAKINEPYPIKFVVVSPDGKKVTVDDLTVKVYRIISHGIWKKASDGHWYYESNEEKSELLTKDLEVNSSEGEFIYNPPDYGRYEVVISDRDTGSKSSLSFYATGWGYSPWALTNPNKIGLTFDKTLYNPGDIARIQVKAPFSGKALVTVEREKILETRIIEVKENSALLRMKVKENWKPNVYISVQLIRELKPGEERMPLRAFGTSPLRVNSNDQRLKVSINSKGELRPDSKARFEIEVDGVKKETYVAVAAVDEGILQLTSFKTPSPFQFFYGKKSLEVKSYDLYNMVLPEVERVISNSSPAGGESRGFKESIRKDNLNPISVARVKPVSLWSGFIKVNNEGKADIEFELPQFNGSLRVMAVAVSEDRYGSIDKNVLVRDPLVIKPTFPRFVAPEDSFVVPVNIFNASAGPGEFNLELLIDGPARLTGKKGRTIKLDQGEETMVYYRVKAGKASGKLKFKLKVTGNNVETDYDVELPVRPASQRVNEIVTGQISPDDEIDLKLPEGWFKGTDNYVLTVSPFPEVKFSESLSYLLNYPYGCLEQTVSSVFPLLYFNDLARTAEPELFEDESHGYYIKEGITKIQSMQNNDGSFSFWPYGNLKNTWASVYASHFLVEAKKAGYEVSNRVYDRMLRYLQYVSRLQAITPDELQTKVYALYVLSLAGEPDVSSMAYLKNHQMGSLYQDSRALLAAAYYLAGKREESKELLPYQYNPPVVERQTGSNFNSAVRSRALILLALTEINPVHPSIPVLVDDISEEASSGRWGTTQENAFALLAIGKALDQKGNEEYTGQLYLDGTEIGNFNQKKQLVIKDKGLGGKKITITMEGKGTAYYYARASGIPELNKIIEKDNGIKVTRKFYNKAGDEIDTSEIIQGELIIAEITVEADRNKVNNVVVVDMLPAGLEIENPRLGSRSRLEWAEESTLPIEYQDIRDDRLLLFTTIKNKGRKYKYYYTLRAVTAGEFTLPPVKAECMYEPELNSISSSGQIKVIRGK